From a region of the Odoribacter splanchnicus DSM 20712 genome:
- a CDS encoding SusC/RagA family TonB-linked outer membrane protein, which yields MKKKWYYKPGLSWERRKKFLLVFLLNVFLFFGVQAQTHRVTLNVKETSLEQVIKELEKQTGLQFFYSQDKIEKITGLSLQAKQEDFKTILDRLLKNTVLTFTVMDDVVVIKDREKTVSPLQSAIREIKGVVTDVQGNTLPGVTVRIKGTTLGGITDTEGAFQLSLPEGEAVLQFSFVGMKPLEVVLGNQEFLRVKLEEEKVEMDEVVVTGIFRKAKSSYTGAATVVTGEELKQFGNRNLLTSLRNIDPSFNIVENNEFGSNPNRLPEIQIRGNSSLPNVDQLKDETRVSMNTPLVVLDGFETSLEKLLDINENEVEAITLLKDASATAIYGSRGANGVIVITTKAPAMGKLRVTYRGDLNLEVPDLNSYDVLNACQKLEIEKKAGLWSETNLTDLATYNKILNDINSGVNTDWLSQPLRVGVGHRHNLRLEGGDKTFRYAASIQYNDVQGVMKKSSRRTLNGTLNLSYYYKTLKFTNSLMLGFNKSEESPYGSFNDYVKMNPYYRIYDDSGKLIKSYIRQHQNPLYNALLNTYDRSEYTDVVNNFSIEWQIIPDLLLRGRIGIEQKHTERNVFKPADHTDFADYSSADVFRKGSYRYIPGKEFSYDAGLNLSYSVTFKERHMLYAGLDYNIRQNKITGYDILVEGFNNEDFDFLPMGLQYASGVKPAGSESLTRAIGMTGAMNYTYDNRYYIDLSGRTDGASQFGTSRRFAPFWSTGIGWNLHQEKFLQGNPIVNFLKLRASVGITGSQNFDSYQALSTYRYITDRRYYNWMGATMIGLGNEDLQWQQKMNYNVGGEMKLIDNRISLAGDFYIETTKDLVSSVDIPMANGFTSYIENIGKMRNRGYELKATVFVVRNSDRELSWSVTGGLIHNENKILEVSEALQDAQKDLEADQGANPNMLYKTGYSTNTIWVVRSLGIDPSTGRELYLDRFGEPTFTWDSRDLTACGVAEPKYQGNLSTMFRYKGFSANLSFGYRFGGQLYNSTLIEKVENTDFRENVDARVYKGRWQKAGDIAAFKGLHLKDKTSKTSRFVENERVFNCQSVTLQYLFDSPRLKKIVGMENLTLNVSTSDLFYISSVKRERGTAYPFSRQFSFSLSATF from the coding sequence ATGAAAAAAAAATGGTATTACAAACCGGGGCTTTCCTGGGAACGACGAAAAAAATTTTTGTTGGTATTTCTACTGAATGTCTTCCTGTTTTTTGGGGTACAAGCCCAGACACACCGGGTCACTCTGAATGTGAAAGAAACCTCTTTGGAACAGGTGATTAAAGAATTGGAAAAACAGACCGGATTACAATTTTTTTATAGTCAGGATAAAATCGAAAAGATTACCGGTTTATCGTTACAAGCTAAACAAGAAGATTTTAAAACGATTTTGGACCGGTTGTTGAAAAATACTGTCCTTACTTTTACGGTAATGGACGATGTGGTGGTTATTAAAGACCGGGAAAAAACGGTTTCACCGCTTCAGTCGGCTATTCGGGAGATAAAAGGAGTGGTGACGGATGTACAGGGAAACACCTTGCCGGGGGTGACTGTCCGGATCAAAGGGACGACCTTGGGCGGGATAACCGATACCGAAGGTGCCTTTCAGCTCAGTCTTCCTGAGGGAGAAGCAGTTTTACAGTTTTCTTTTGTGGGTATGAAACCTTTGGAGGTCGTCCTCGGGAATCAGGAATTCTTACGGGTGAAACTCGAAGAAGAAAAGGTGGAAATGGACGAAGTGGTCGTTACCGGTATTTTTCGGAAAGCGAAGTCGAGTTATACCGGTGCGGCAACCGTAGTGACGGGAGAAGAACTTAAGCAGTTCGGTAATCGTAACTTGTTGACTTCCTTACGGAATATCGACCCTTCGTTTAATATTGTCGAAAACAATGAATTCGGTTCTAATCCCAATCGGTTACCGGAAATACAGATCCGTGGGAATTCGAGTTTACCGAACGTTGACCAGTTGAAAGACGAAACAAGGGTGAGTATGAATACGCCGTTGGTGGTATTGGATGGGTTTGAGACGAGCCTGGAAAAGTTGTTGGATATCAATGAAAACGAGGTTGAGGCGATCACATTGCTCAAAGATGCTTCGGCTACAGCGATTTATGGGTCGAGGGGAGCCAATGGGGTGATTGTCATTACGACAAAAGCTCCGGCGATGGGAAAATTGCGCGTTACCTATCGGGGAGATTTAAATCTGGAAGTGCCCGACCTGAATTCTTATGATGTGTTAAATGCCTGTCAGAAATTAGAGATAGAGAAAAAAGCCGGTTTGTGGAGCGAGACGAACCTGACAGATTTGGCGACCTATAATAAAATTCTGAATGATATCAATTCCGGGGTAAATACGGATTGGCTGTCCCAGCCTTTACGGGTAGGTGTCGGTCATCGGCATAACTTGCGTTTGGAGGGAGGAGACAAAACCTTTCGTTATGCTGCTTCGATCCAGTATAATGATGTCCAGGGGGTAATGAAAAAATCGTCCCGCCGTACGTTGAACGGCACTTTGAATCTGAGCTATTATTATAAAACCCTGAAATTTACCAATAGCCTGATGTTGGGGTTTAATAAAAGCGAAGAATCGCCTTATGGTAGTTTTAACGATTATGTAAAAATGAATCCCTACTACCGGATATACGATGACTCGGGTAAACTGATCAAAAGTTATATCCGCCAGCATCAGAATCCGTTGTATAATGCTTTGCTGAATACCTACGACCGAAGTGAATATACCGATGTTGTCAATAATTTTTCTATCGAATGGCAGATCATTCCGGATCTGTTGTTACGGGGCCGAATAGGCATAGAACAGAAACATACGGAGCGGAATGTTTTTAAACCTGCCGATCATACTGATTTTGCCGATTATTCTTCTGCCGATGTATTCCGGAAAGGAAGCTACCGCTATATTCCGGGTAAGGAATTTTCTTACGATGCTGGTTTGAATCTGAGTTATTCGGTTACTTTTAAAGAACGACATATGTTGTATGCCGGATTGGATTATAATATTCGTCAAAATAAGATCACAGGATACGATATTCTGGTAGAGGGTTTCAATAATGAAGATTTCGATTTTTTGCCGATGGGTTTGCAATATGCCTCGGGAGTAAAACCAGCTGGTTCTGAAAGCCTGACCCGGGCAATCGGTATGACGGGAGCAATGAATTATACCTACGATAACCGGTATTATATCGATCTTTCGGGGCGTACTGACGGGGCTTCGCAATTCGGTACTTCCCGGCGTTTCGCTCCTTTCTGGTCGACGGGTATCGGTTGGAACCTGCATCAGGAGAAGTTCTTACAGGGAAATCCGATTGTGAATTTTTTGAAATTAAGGGCTTCGGTCGGAATTACCGGTTCTCAGAATTTTGATTCCTACCAGGCTTTGTCGACCTATCGCTATATCACTGACCGACGCTATTATAATTGGATGGGGGCGACGATGATAGGACTGGGAAATGAAGATTTGCAATGGCAGCAAAAGATGAATTATAATGTAGGTGGCGAAATGAAATTAATAGACAACCGTATTTCTTTGGCAGGCGATTTTTATATAGAGACGACGAAAGATTTGGTATCCTCGGTAGATATCCCGATGGCGAACGGATTTACTTCTTATATCGAAAATATCGGTAAAATGCGGAACCGGGGTTACGAACTGAAAGCGACGGTGTTTGTGGTCCGTAATTCAGACCGGGAACTGAGCTGGTCGGTGACCGGTGGTTTGATACACAACGAAAATAAAATATTGGAAGTTTCCGAAGCGTTGCAGGATGCACAAAAGGATTTGGAAGCCGATCAGGGGGCTAATCCCAATATGTTGTATAAAACAGGATATTCTACTAATACGATTTGGGTGGTACGCTCCTTGGGTATTGATCCGAGTACCGGTAGGGAGTTGTATCTGGATCGTTTCGGTGAACCGACCTTTACCTGGGATTCCAGGGATCTGACTGCTTGCGGAGTAGCTGAACCGAAATATCAGGGAAATCTGAGTACGATGTTCCGCTATAAGGGATTCTCTGCGAATCTTTCTTTCGGCTATCGTTTCGGCGGCCAGCTTTATAATTCGACCTTGATCGAGAAAGTTGAAAATACCGATTTCCGGGAGAATGTAGATGCCCGGGTATATAAGGGACGTTGGCAGAAAGCCGGAGATATTGCCGCTTTTAAAGGTTTGCACCTCAAAGATAAAACTTCTAAAACTTCCCGTTTTGTCGAAAATGAGCGGGTGTTTAACTGCCAGAGTGTGACCTTACAATATCTTTTCGATTCCCCCCGTTTGAAAAAAATAGTGGGTATGGAGAATCTGACACTGAATGTCAGTACCTCCGATCTTTTTTATATTTCGTCGGTAAAGAGGGAAAGGGGAACAGCTTATCCTTTTTCACGGCAATTTTCCTTTTCATTGAGTGCAACTTTTTAA
- a CDS encoding RNA polymerase sigma-70 factor, whose translation MEGVTLDMERFRQGDSLIFKTVFDGLYHSLCLFTNRFLNNLDASEDIVQEAFCALWNHREEMESVIHIKSFLYSVTRNTVLNYIKHQKIRLRYEQSLHDLEDKTLFEYFIIEEEVERILLKTQENLPPKCKRIFILAIQGKNNDEIAKELNISVNTVKTQKKIAYRTLKDYIYEITCLLFLLQK comes from the coding sequence GTGGAAGGTGTGACATTGGATATGGAACGTTTCAGGCAAGGAGATAGCTTGATTTTCAAGACCGTTTTCGATGGTCTGTATCATTCGTTGTGCCTTTTTACCAACCGGTTTTTAAATAATCTGGATGCTTCAGAAGATATTGTGCAGGAAGCCTTTTGTGCACTTTGGAATCATCGGGAAGAAATGGAATCAGTTATACACATTAAATCTTTCCTTTATTCCGTGACCCGCAATACTGTCTTGAATTATATAAAACATCAAAAAATCAGGTTACGTTACGAGCAGAGTTTGCACGATTTAGAAGACAAAACTTTATTCGAATATTTCATTATAGAGGAAGAAGTGGAGCGGATATTGCTTAAAACCCAGGAAAATCTTCCGCCCAAATGTAAACGAATTTTCATTCTTGCCATACAAGGCAAAAACAATGATGAGATTGCCAAAGAACTGAATATTTCTGTCAATACCGTAAAAACTCAGAAAAAAATAGCCTACAGAACGCTCAAAGACTACATTTACGAAATCACCTGCCTGCTCTTTTTGCTTCAGAAATGA
- a CDS encoding PKD-like family lipoprotein produces the protein MKKYILLAIVGLLLMSCFEDKGNYSYTVGEQITVSGVEKEYLRYFMNDRLVVRPEVCSTDPDARFEYLWTISAQRRLGDTLTLDKVLDTLVNWEPNQNYTLVLAVTNMNSGYTVYQEAELIVGTPYSRGGYVLKDDGQQTDIDLYSEQGKLSNILFAVNGQNLKGKAQKLSFIASHQVFDEEQNKYTAQKTLFALTDRDLLGIDISRAGINRTYENIFYEVPEHPRPQMMFETMMCSYFLNDGKVYSIFNMSDNSGKFGLPANIGKLKEIFRQGIRDVEQWGGEEPDFIREWKSRLRRMYWEAIVATYNVMRYEHWQRPRTLLRAIGRMPFRDTAFFKTSEGRVWIYNYLLAQEEEGRFRFTLSDYLLKKAKCIPNRSIGEEYLLRELSRRVDNRELLCLSETLECCAPWIKSRKGKILFQEICSKAGEQIKNDTLNGEGCAFIFEDQDGVKVSSETFRGKYIYLDIWATWCGPCKQEMPYMQKLEQQYRGEKIVFVSLSMDRWTEKEKWKLYLAEHRIQGVTLIAPEGFKSSFIRKYGVTGIPRFMLIGPDGKMMAHNCWRPSDPRTELLLKKLLSAKN, from the coding sequence ATGAAAAAATATATTTTATTGGCAATCGTGGGGTTGCTGTTGATGTCTTGTTTTGAAGATAAGGGCAATTATAGTTATACAGTCGGAGAACAGATTACGGTTTCCGGAGTAGAAAAGGAGTACTTGCGTTATTTTATGAACGATCGGCTGGTTGTTCGCCCTGAAGTCTGTTCTACCGATCCGGACGCCCGTTTCGAGTATCTGTGGACGATTTCTGCTCAGAGAAGGTTAGGGGATACACTCACTCTGGATAAGGTATTGGATACTCTCGTAAATTGGGAACCCAATCAGAATTATACGCTGGTATTGGCAGTTACGAATATGAATAGCGGATATACTGTTTACCAGGAGGCTGAATTGATCGTAGGTACTCCTTATTCCCGGGGGGGGTATGTCTTGAAGGACGATGGACAACAGACCGATATCGATTTGTATAGCGAACAGGGAAAACTGAGTAATATTCTTTTTGCTGTGAATGGGCAAAATCTGAAAGGGAAAGCACAGAAGTTGTCTTTTATCGCCAGTCATCAGGTGTTTGATGAAGAACAGAATAAGTATACCGCACAAAAAACTTTATTTGCCCTGACCGATCGGGATTTACTGGGAATAGATATTTCCAGGGCCGGGATAAACCGGACCTACGAAAATATATTCTATGAAGTCCCCGAACACCCTCGACCTCAGATGATGTTCGAGACGATGATGTGTAGTTATTTCCTCAACGATGGAAAAGTGTATTCTATTTTCAACATGTCGGATAATAGTGGAAAATTCGGATTGCCGGCTAATATCGGTAAGTTGAAGGAAATTTTCCGGCAAGGTATCCGGGATGTGGAACAATGGGGAGGAGAGGAACCTGATTTTATCCGGGAATGGAAAAGTCGGCTTCGCCGAATGTATTGGGAAGCCATTGTGGCGACTTATAATGTAATGCGTTATGAGCATTGGCAGCGTCCCCGTACGTTATTGCGGGCTATCGGAAGGATGCCCTTCCGGGATACGGCTTTTTTTAAAACTTCTGAAGGGCGGGTGTGGATTTATAATTATCTGTTGGCACAGGAGGAAGAAGGACGTTTTCGGTTTACTCTTTCGGACTATTTACTGAAAAAAGCGAAATGTATTCCCAACCGTTCTATTGGTGAGGAGTATCTATTGAGGGAGTTGAGCAGGCGGGTAGATAACCGGGAATTGCTCTGTCTGTCGGAGACATTGGAGTGTTGTGCTCCCTGGATAAAAAGCAGGAAAGGAAAAATCCTCTTTCAGGAAATTTGCAGCAAAGCCGGCGAACAAATAAAGAACGACACCTTGAATGGTGAAGGATGTGCCTTTATTTTCGAGGACCAGGACGGGGTAAAAGTGAGTTCGGAAACTTTCCGGGGAAAGTATATATATCTGGATATCTGGGCGACCTGGTGTGGACCCTGTAAACAAGAGATGCCCTATATGCAGAAATTGGAGCAACAATACAGGGGTGAAAAGATCGTTTTTGTTTCTCTCTCCATGGATCGGTGGACGGAGAAAGAGAAGTGGAAACTATACCTGGCAGAACATCGGATTCAGGGAGTAACTTTGATTGCTCCGGAGGGATTTAAGAGTTCGTTCATCCGGAAATATGGCGTAACCGGAATCCCCCGTTTCATGTTGATCGGCCCTGACGGTAAGATGATGGCACACAACTGCTGGCGTCCGTCCGATCCCAGAACAGAATTATTGTTGAAAAAATTGTTATCGGCGAAAAACTGA
- a CDS encoding L-threonylcarbamoyladenylate synthase has protein sequence MNDKLKEEIRKTLGILKNGGVILYPTDTIWGLGCDATNPEAVKRIYDIKKRADNKSMLVLLDDAGKIASYADVPDIALDLIEVADKPTTIIYPGAKRLAPNLIAEDGTIGIRITREEFTRSLIFRYNKPIVSTSANISGEPSPHFFGEISEEIKNAVDYIVDYRRNDHKPAAPSSIIKLGMGGEIQIIRK, from the coding sequence ATGAACGATAAACTCAAAGAGGAAATCCGGAAAACGCTGGGAATCCTGAAAAACGGAGGTGTAATTCTTTATCCGACCGATACGATCTGGGGATTGGGTTGTGACGCCACTAATCCGGAAGCTGTCAAACGGATTTATGACATCAAAAAACGGGCCGACAACAAATCGATGCTTGTATTGTTGGACGATGCAGGGAAAATAGCTTCCTATGCCGACGTCCCGGATATAGCCCTCGATTTGATCGAAGTGGCCGACAAACCGACAACTATCATCTATCCGGGTGCTAAACGTCTGGCACCCAATCTGATCGCAGAAGACGGTACGATCGGTATCCGGATTACGCGGGAAGAATTTACCCGATCTTTAATTTTCCGTTATAATAAACCCATCGTTTCGACTTCGGCCAATATCAGCGGCGAACCCTCCCCTCATTTTTTCGGGGAAATCAGTGAGGAGATCAAAAATGCAGTAGACTATATCGTAGATTACCGCCGCAACGATCATAAACCGGCAGCTCCCTCGAGTATTATCAAACTGGGAATGGGCGGGGAGATTCAAATTATCCGGAAATAA
- a CDS encoding RagB/SusD family nutrient uptake outer membrane protein — protein MKNKIIYAIGWVLLLIVSGCSDWLSVSPRTEKPTEQLFETQNGFRDALTGAYIEMMSDKSYGEYLTMSKIEYLVDFWDPEKGSGEEALTLHRYSDAQAVTMIDALYEQQYKVILAVNAILEYVDLRQAIFDPGAYEAVKGECLALRAMCHLDILRLFGPVPAEATSVPILPYVETVTKELHRHVNFDGYKARLIADLENAEGLLKQHLEKQSEIEEDYFKYRTIRMNYYAVKALQARAYLWFGDTQKAYEAAQAVITAKDEDGNPRFRLGTAGDFSEGRFTLPCEQVFSLYRFDLQDKYTELFSGDGLYKGTKETTVKKELYGNTGSDIREMNLWNLLVMANKASYYVCNKYQVTEATSEKEEDKVIPLLRLSEMYLIAIEAGPETEAQRLWKEFLSARNLVTADLPSDAALRKAAIIAEYRKEFYGEGVTFFLHKRLNLPKNQWLWAPSDLEVNYVLPLPETELSEK, from the coding sequence ATGAAAAATAAGATTATATATGCGATAGGATGGGTACTACTCCTGATTGTATCCGGATGTAGCGATTGGTTGTCTGTATCTCCTCGGACAGAAAAGCCGACAGAGCAGCTGTTTGAAACTCAGAATGGCTTCCGGGATGCCCTGACCGGTGCTTATATCGAAATGATGAGCGATAAAAGTTATGGTGAATATCTTACGATGAGTAAGATCGAATATCTGGTTGATTTTTGGGATCCTGAAAAGGGTAGCGGTGAGGAAGCATTGACCCTCCACCGTTATTCCGACGCTCAGGCAGTGACGATGATCGATGCCTTGTACGAACAACAATATAAGGTGATCTTGGCTGTAAATGCCATTTTGGAGTATGTCGATCTTCGGCAAGCGATCTTTGATCCGGGAGCGTATGAAGCCGTAAAGGGAGAATGCCTGGCTTTACGCGCGATGTGCCATCTGGATATTCTACGGCTTTTCGGACCGGTACCGGCAGAGGCGACTTCAGTTCCGATACTTCCCTATGTGGAAACAGTGACTAAAGAATTACACCGGCATGTGAATTTCGACGGCTATAAAGCCCGGTTAATAGCCGATTTGGAAAATGCGGAAGGGTTATTGAAACAACATTTGGAGAAACAATCCGAAATTGAGGAAGATTATTTTAAATACCGGACGATCCGGATGAACTATTATGCGGTAAAAGCCCTTCAAGCCCGCGCTTATCTGTGGTTCGGCGATACTCAGAAGGCTTATGAAGCTGCACAGGCGGTGATTACGGCTAAGGATGAAGACGGGAATCCAAGATTCCGTTTGGGGACAGCCGGTGATTTTAGTGAAGGCCGTTTTACCCTACCTTGTGAACAGGTGTTTTCACTTTATCGGTTTGATTTACAAGATAAATATACCGAATTGTTCAGTGGAGATGGCCTCTATAAAGGAACCAAGGAAACAACGGTAAAGAAAGAATTGTATGGAAATACCGGTTCGGATATCCGGGAAATGAATCTTTGGAATTTGTTGGTGATGGCGAATAAAGCGAGTTATTATGTATGCAATAAATACCAGGTGACGGAGGCTACTTCGGAGAAAGAAGAGGATAAGGTTATTCCGCTTTTGCGATTGAGTGAAATGTATTTAATAGCCATAGAGGCGGGACCGGAAACCGAGGCGCAGCGTTTGTGGAAGGAGTTTTTGTCTGCCCGGAATCTGGTTACTGCAGATTTACCTTCGGATGCTGCGCTGCGGAAAGCGGCTATTATTGCAGAATACCGGAAAGAATTTTATGGGGAAGGCGTTACTTTTTTTCTGCATAAACGTCTGAATTTGCCTAAAAATCAATGGCTTTGGGCTCCTTCTGACTTGGAGGTAAATTATGTTTTGCCTTTACCTGAAACGGAATTGAGTGAAAAATAA
- a CDS encoding DUF4843 domain-containing protein has protein sequence MKKMKRFLISGLLAGCWAACNSNDYKMYSGEAYIQFSETKDTLQRYSFYFQPEQVTEDTVWFEVITTGYTSSDPRSFKVVQGQIEGQNNAVAGEQYKFLTR, from the coding sequence ATGAAAAAAATGAAAAGGTTTCTGATATCGGGATTACTGGCAGGATGTTGGGCTGCATGTAATTCGAACGATTATAAAATGTATTCCGGTGAAGCTTATATACAATTCTCGGAAACAAAAGATACACTGCAACGTTATTCGTTTTATTTTCAGCCGGAACAGGTGACGGAAGACACAGTCTGGTTTGAAGTGATCACGACAGGATATACTTCTTCCGACCCGCGTAGTTTTAAAGTGGTACAAGGACAGATCGAAGGGCAAAATAATGCTGTGGCCGGCGAACAGTATAAGTTTTTGACGAGATGA
- a CDS encoding DUF4843 domain-containing protein, producing the protein MNYSVEAGSVKARVPVVIFRNKLAERTTYYLRLEIVENDFFKTGVKTELHRTVVFSKDLLKPAGWGGYLESVVLGPYSINKHMWMIEQTGKKWDDEFLTALNDEPGSDMYWRDKLNEYLLEYNRQGNILLDDDNREITGFPE; encoded by the coding sequence ATGAATTATTCGGTTGAGGCTGGCAGCGTTAAAGCCAGAGTACCGGTAGTCATTTTCCGGAATAAACTGGCTGAACGGACTACTTATTATTTACGATTGGAAATTGTAGAAAATGACTTCTTTAAGACCGGGGTGAAAACTGAATTGCACCGGACGGTGGTTTTTTCAAAAGATTTACTAAAACCTGCCGGATGGGGAGGATATCTGGAAAGTGTTGTTCTGGGACCTTATAGCATCAATAAACACATGTGGATGATTGAACAGACCGGTAAAAAATGGGATGACGAGTTTCTTACTGCTTTAAATGACGAGCCGGGATCGGATATGTATTGGAGGGACAAATTGAATGAATACCTTTTGGAATACAACCGGCAAGGAAATATTTTATTGGATGATGATAATCGTGAAATTACGGGATTCCCGGAATAA
- the tsaB gene encoding tRNA (adenosine(37)-N6)-threonylcarbamoyltransferase complex dimerization subunit type 1 TsaB produces the protein MALILNIDTSTSVCSVALARDGKMIALKENNEGLNHSVLLGTYIDEILKDNHMDAHCLDAVAISMGPGSYTGLRIGVSMAKGVCFGAGKPLIAVPTLQALALSVSERIREEALYCPMIDARRMEVYTAFFDRNNQQVIDTKAEIVDENSFADLLAGHKIYFFGNGSDKVRMLLTAPNAHFMGQVETSARHMIPLAEELFGRQEFVDVAYFEPFYLKDFIATTPKKKVI, from the coding sequence ATGGCTTTGATTTTAAATATAGATACCTCTACTTCTGTCTGCTCGGTAGCCTTAGCCCGGGACGGAAAAATGATTGCCTTGAAAGAAAATAACGAGGGATTGAACCACTCGGTTTTATTAGGCACTTACATCGACGAAATCCTAAAAGACAATCACATGGATGCCCATTGTCTGGATGCCGTTGCGATCAGTATGGGCCCGGGATCGTATACCGGATTACGCATCGGAGTATCTATGGCGAAAGGAGTATGTTTCGGAGCAGGTAAACCTCTGATCGCCGTACCGACCTTACAAGCACTGGCCTTATCGGTATCGGAACGGATACGGGAAGAAGCGCTGTATTGCCCGATGATCGACGCCCGCCGGATGGAAGTCTATACCGCTTTTTTCGACCGTAACAACCAACAGGTCATCGATACCAAAGCAGAAATCGTCGACGAAAATTCGTTTGCCGATTTATTGGCCGGACATAAAATTTATTTTTTCGGAAATGGCAGCGACAAAGTCAGGATGCTCCTTACCGCTCCTAATGCTCATTTTATGGGGCAAGTAGAAACCTCTGCCCGGCACATGATCCCCCTTGCAGAGGAGCTGTTCGGCCGGCAAGAATTTGTCGATGTCGCCTACTTCGAACCGTTTTATCTCAAAGATTTTATTGCCACGACTCCGAAGAAAAAAGTGATTTGA
- a CDS encoding PdaC/SigV domain-containing protein, whose product MKTKLFTLVFAVLVLGACKKEIKLDVKQIHLTDTTGQWDIKIDRPAFSTTDAETEKSCVKFNDEVNGLINGIHAAFIEQAKENIACLNSAGFKQAAPYELIIEDSVFLADQNYISVRVLSYEMLGGAHGMTDFYAINYDVKTQKFLTNKDILNLDKAADINALLKANLKDPDKCFTFEAPTVDNVTCINLTLHTVDFTYAQYILGPYSCGHTIISIPKEKMKDMLVIK is encoded by the coding sequence ATGAAAACAAAACTTTTTACCCTGGTATTTGCAGTCCTTGTTTTAGGGGCTTGTAAAAAAGAGATTAAGCTGGATGTTAAACAAATCCATCTGACCGACACGACCGGACAATGGGACATCAAAATCGACCGTCCTGCCTTCTCGACTACAGATGCTGAAACTGAAAAAAGCTGTGTCAAATTCAACGACGAGGTCAACGGGCTGATCAACGGTATTCATGCAGCCTTTATCGAACAAGCTAAAGAGAACATTGCCTGTTTAAATTCTGCAGGTTTCAAGCAAGCAGCTCCCTACGAACTGATCATTGAAGATTCGGTGTTCCTGGCAGACCAAAATTACATCAGTGTCCGGGTATTATCGTACGAAATGCTGGGAGGAGCCCATGGGATGACCGATTTTTATGCTATAAATTACGATGTGAAGACACAGAAATTCTTAACCAATAAAGATATCCTCAACCTGGACAAAGCAGCAGATATCAATGCCCTTTTAAAGGCTAATCTGAAAGATCCGGACAAATGCTTCACTTTCGAAGCTCCGACAGTGGATAATGTCACCTGCATCAACCTTACCCTCCACACGGTCGATTTTACTTATGCCCAATATATCCTCGGTCCTTACTCTTGTGGCCACACCATCATTTCCATTCCCAAAGAAAAGATGAAGGATATGCTGGTGATCAAATAA